CCATTAAAGGATACTGAAGTTCCTCGATAGCTCAGTTGGTAGAGCAGTAGACTGTTAATCTATTGGTCGCTGGTTCGAGTCCAGCTCGAGGAGCCACTTCAGGGTTTCAAAAAGTGGGGCGTTAGCTCAGTGGTAGAGCAGTTGGCTTTTAACCAATTGGTCATAGGTTCAAATCCTATACGCCCCACCACTTTTGATTCAGCAGTAAACCTATAGGATGGGGCGTTAGCTCAGTGGTAGAGCAGTTGGCTTTTAACCAATTGGTCATAGGTTCAAATCCTATACGCCCCACCATCCTTTCTTATTCTTCCTGTTTCTTCTATAGCAATACATCCTTTCTATTTTCTATTTTCTATTTTCTATTTTCTATTTTCTATTTTCTATTTTCTATTTTCTATTTTCTATTTTCTATTTTCTACATTTCGGCTTTTTTCCGAGTTCGTTTCTGTTCTGGTATTTCGGTATCTAATTTGCAGTGCTTATTGTTGCGGTCATAGGCGGCTTTATCGCAGCTAATCATCTACGGCCTAATTAGCAATCATCTAGAACCTACCGGAGGTAACATGGATAAGTTAGCAATGACTGAAGCAATAATGGCTAAAAAGGCAGAAAAGGGGCTGACATGGGAGGGCATCGCCAACGAAATTGGTTGTTCGCCTGTATGGCTTACATCGGCGTGTCTTGGGATGAATAGTGCCTCTGTGGAAAAGGCGGCTGCTATAGCTGAGTATCTCGAGTTGTCTTGCGAGGTTGCAGAAGCATTAACGGCTTTCCCGACCAAAGTGTGGGATCAAGTGGTCCCTACGGACCCGCTGGTTTATCGGCTTTACGAAATCATGGGGGTGTATGGCGGGACGTTGAAGGAGGTCATCCAAGAAAAGTTTGGTGATGGAATTATGAGTGCAATCGACTTCACCATGGAGGTCGATAAAGTTGAGGACCCTAAAGGAGACCGTGTGGTGTTGACCATGAGTGGTAAATTCCTGCCTTACAAGAGTTGGTAATCATGGCGGTATAAGTATGACGGCTTGCTTGTGTTTGAGGCCTGCTTTGTCTTGAAGTCGGGTTTTGGTTCTTTATTCGCGAGTAGTGTGGTCGGCTGAGTAAAGTGTACGTTTTTTGTGCACTTTCTTCGTTAAATTTTGCGGTTGGCGCGCTTATGAGGCGTGAATAGCGCGTTAGACTTTAGCGTTTTGTTGTAAATACCAACTTAGTGTATGTATTTCGCTAGCATTATTTTTTAATCTCTCATTCTCTGATTGCCTTAAAAATAGGGTGATTATGTAAAGGTTAGGTGTACTTCTTGTGCTTTTTTGTTGGTTTCGGCCTCGTTTGGAATAGTTATTGCTCAAACAGTTTGTGAGGAAGAGATTGGTAAAGATGATTTACGCCCTTCCTGTTATTAGCTAATTGCCAATACAGGCATTACTTAGAGAGAGATTAACTATGTCCTATTTAGTCCCTACGGAGTTTGTGACAAAGATGGTGGATGCGGGTGAATCCAAAATCTTTATGTCAACACGAGACACGCTTATTCGCGCCTTTATGGCGGGAGCTATATTGGCGCTGGCCGCTGTATTTGCGGTAACTATTGCCGTGCAAACGGGAGTGTTTTTAATTGGCGCAATACTGTTTCCTGTTGGCTTTTGTATGCTGTATTTGATGGGGTTTGATTTGCTGACAGGGGTGTTTGTATTGTGCCCATTAGCACTGCTTGATAAGCGGCCTGGTGTGACCGTCAATGGTATTTTGCGCAACTGGGGCTTGGTGTTCCTCGGTAACTTTGCTGGAGCGTTAACGGTCGCCTTTATGATGGCGTTTGTGTTTACGTATGGCTTTTCGATTGAGCCAGGAGCTGTGGGTCAAAAGATTGCTGAAATAGGGCATGCGCGAACAGTCGGTTATGCTGAGCACGGTGCTGCGGGCTGGTTTACTATCTTTTTGCGCGGCATGCTGTGTAACTGGATGGTATCCATGGGGGTTGTAGGCGCGATGGTTTCAACCTCGGTAAGTGGTAAGGTAATCGCGATGTGGATGCCTATCATGCTCTTCTTCTTTATGGGTTTTGAACACTCGGTTGTGAATATGTTCCTTTTCCCATCAGGTATCATCATGGGCGGTGATTTCTCGATTGCTGACTATTTTATTTGGAATGAGATTCCAACAGCGCTGGGTAACCTTGTAGGTGGTTTGGCTTTTACAGGCTTGACCTTGTATAGCACTCATGTTCGTACGGGCGCTAAACGTAAAGCAATGTAAGTGAGTGTCATCACCAAGATAAATTGATTTGTCGCTGTGGGTGCAAAACTAAAGCCAGTATGTTTGTGGCAGTGATAAATAAAAAATAAGCCTTGGCTGGAAACAGCCGAGGCTTTTTCGTCGTTAAAAAGGCGCCATATGAGTCAGCTGCGAGTATCAATAGGCCAGTGCTCTGATAAAGGGCTTAAAGCAATTAATCAGGACTTTCACGGAGTGTTAGTGCCTAAAGAGCCGCAATTGAGTGCGAAAGGTGTGGCTGTGGTGTTGGCTGATGGAATCAGTAGTAGCGATGTAAGTCAGGAGGCTAGTGAATCTTCTGTTACTGGCTTTTTGGCGGATTATTACTGTACTTCTGAGGCATGGTCGGTAAAAAAATCTGCTCAAACTGTATTGGGTGCTACGAACTCATGGCTGTATTCCCAAACTCGGCAGAGTCAGTATCGGTATGATAAAGACCGAGGCTATGTCTGTACCTTAAGTGCTTTGATTGTAAAGTCCACCACGGCTCATGTATTTCATGTGGGGGATGCGCGTGTTTATCGGCTTCGTGGTGATGATTGGGAGCAGCTGACCGACGATCATCGGTTTTGGGTGTCGCAAGATACCAGCTATTTGAGCCGTGCTATGGGTATGGATTCGCACCTAGAGGTTGACTACAGCGCGCATCAATTAATTGAGGGGGATGTTTTTGTTCTGGCGACTGATGGAGTCTATGAGTTTGTAGCGGATAAGTTTGTTCGCCAGGCGATTGAAGGTAGTCATAATGATTTAGATAAAGCGGCTAAGTTGATTCTTGAGGAAGCGCTTGAGCAGGGCAGTGATGATAATGTAACGGTGCAGGTGGTTAGAGTTGACTCACTACCTGAGCAAGACGTTAAATCGCTCTATCATGAATTGACTGAGTTGCCATTCCCGCCAGTGTTAGAGGCGCGTATGGAGTTTGATGGCTATCTCATTATCCGAGAGCTTTATGCAAGTAGCCGTAGTCATGTTTTGTTGGCGGTCGATACTCAAACGCAGCAGCAGGTAGTCTTAAAAACACCTTCCGTTGACCTAAGAGATGATCCTGCATATCTAGAACGTTTTTTGATGGAAGAGTGGATAGCCAAGCGCGTTAATAATGCACATGTCCTTAAAGCAGTATCGCATACGCGTAAGCGTCACTTTACTTATACAGTCAACGAGTTTATCGAAGGTCAAACGTTAACTCAGTGGATGATTGACAACCCTAAGCCGGATATTGAGCTAGTTAGAGGGATTGTTGAGCAGATTGCTAAAGGGCTTCGAGCCTTTCACCGTGCTGAAATGCTGCACCAAGACCTGCGTCCAGAAAATATCATGATTGATACAACAGGAACGGTGAAAATTATCGATTTTGGTTCTACTCGCGTAGCAGGCATTATGGAAATGTCCACGCCAGTTGAGCATCATAACTTGTTGGGTACTGCTCAATATGCAGCGCCTGAATACTTTTTAGGTGAAAGTGGCACGGTGCAGTCAGATATTTTTTCTCTGGGTGTGATTGCTTATCAGATGCTTACAGGGCGGTTGCCCTATGGGGCAAAAGTCGCTCGTTGTAAAACTAGAGCGGCGCAGAGGAAATTAGTTTATGAGACGTTATTAGATGAAGAGCGTGAAATACCCGCATGGATTGACGGCGTCATCAAAAAAGCAGTGCATCCGTTTCCTGAAAAACGCTATGACGTATTGTCAGAATTTATCTATGACTTACGCCATCCTAATCAGGCCTTTATCAGCAAAACAAAACCGCCGTTGATGGATCGTAATCCGGTGCTGTTTTGGAAAAGCGTTTCGCTGATTTTGGCGTTGTCTATTATTGCAATATTGAGCCGGTGTTAATGTGTTCAGCATTCATTGGTGATATTGCAGAAAATTAATTTTGTACTAAAGTAATTGTCTTTAAACACTCTAGTTAAACGGAATTAGTCATGGGATATCAAGATAGAGATTGGTACAAGGACGAAATGAAAAAGAGAAATGTAACCACGCGCAAAAGGGTTACAAGTATGTCTAGCAACCCTAATGTGATAAAAACTGCGTTAATCGTATCCATAACCCTCAATGTGATTCTTGGTTATGCCTTTCTTGATTTGGCCGGTTTCATCGGTAACTGACTCCCCTGATTAGTTTTTATATCGTCTTGTTGCTGATTTATCATCAGTTTAATGTGCTATCTATACGGAATATTTTATTGGGGTTGGGTTTCGGGTTCCAAGGAAGTTCGGCGTTTTGCCACCCGTTTTGAATGCGAAAACCGGCCTTGTCTCCATTTTTTAGACGGCTTCCTTGGAAGCCGTTAATCATATAGGTTGCATTCGGAAAACCGTTTTGACGCAGAAGTTGAGCGCTTGGTAAGCCTCGCTCGTTTCCGGAGCGACACATGGTGATAATCGTTGCATTTTTATTTAGGCCCTTTTCAAAAAGAGCTTGCTCGACTTGTGCAGCAAACTTGGGATTTTGATAGAGACGAAAGCGTTTGCGTTCAGAGTCCCAGTGATTGCGATCGACCAATAAATACGGAATGTTCACATCAACCTCATCGGTGAATCCGATAAACATTATTTCAATTGGGTCGCGTACATCAATGAATAAGACGTCGGCTCGCTGCATTTGAACAAGATCATAAGTGGCTTTAGGTGTTATGCCTTCGATAGCGGCTGCATGGGCCGCATTTAGAGGTAAATTTATGCTCAACAGTAGAGCGATCAGGTAGGTTTTCATGAAATATTCCTTTTCTAAAAACTAAATACGCGTGTGTTTTTAGCTGTCATTTGTTGGGCTATTTCTGGTGGTGCTGCCACACCAACTCCTTCACGGAGAGCGTCTTTGCTGTGTGAGCTGTTGGGTAAATATAATGCGCAGACGTTAACGCTAGCACCGCCTTTTTGTAGCTTCATCATCATTTGTTCGGGTGTTACATTTTTTGGCTTTAATTGCTTATTATTGGTTGCGTTAAGCGCAAGGTCGCCAGCTTTGTCGCACAGTAAAACGTCAACGTGCGTTCCTTTGTTTTGCATGGCATTACCTAAGACCATGGCCATTCCTTGGGTTTGTAATGAACCGCTGTTCACTATGATGAGTGCTTTATCAATCTGATTATCATTGGCTTGTGATGCTAACGGGGCTGCTAAGATTGATCCGAATAATAGAGCGGTGAGTTTATTGGCTTTCATTAAGTGTACCTATTTTTATCAGTATTAGCTAATTTAGTAAGTTCTAATATAAAAGATACTACTGGTTCATTGCTTCTGTAAAGTATTAGGTGTTTTTTTTTGGGTTAAGTAGCAGGATAAGTTTGGATGGGGTGCGGCTTTCTCCTTCCATTGCGGAGAATATTCCGTAGAGCAGTCTCATTATCTGCTAGCAAGTCGCCGAAGGAGCTGCAGGCAGGTATTTAGGCTGTATTATATCTGTGTGAAGTGTTGAGAATGGCTTGATATACGATTGTGCTAGTAAAGTATGTAGCAGGTGGGTTATTGGCGAGTGCCTAATAACTAATCGAAATGCATGGTACCAGTGGCCGGACTCGAACCGGCACGCTTTTAAGGGCGGGGGATTTTGAATCCCCTGTGTCTACCAATTTCACCACACTGGCATTTCGTGAGGGCGTATTATAGGGATCTTCTTGGGCGCGTCAATGCCTTTTGTCGATATTGAGTGATAATTTTTAATGGGTTGGGTACAATTGCCTGCCTTGTAACCGCCTGCCTGATAGAAAATATGCACGTTAAAGATTTTCAATTCGAATTACCTGAGTCGCTTATCGCAAGTTATCCCCTACCAGAACGAAGCGCTAGTCGTCTTCTATGCCTAGAAGGGAATACAGGTGAGCTAACGCATCGAGTGTTTACCGATGTGCTTGATCTTATTAATCCTAATGATTTAGTCGTTTTTAATAATACGCGCGTTATTCCTGCTCGCTTATTTGGTGAAAAAGCCAGCGGTGGTAAAATCGAGGTGTTAGTAGAGCGTGTTTTAGATGAGCATCGTGTGTTGGCTCATGTGCGTTCGAGTCGGTCACCCAAAGAAGGCGCTGAGCTGTTTTTAGAAGGCGGCATCAAAGCGACTATGGTCGGTCGTCATGAAAACCTGTTTGAGCTTCGTTTTGAAGACGACGATACGGTTCTTAACCTGTTAGAACAGCATGGCCATATTCCGTTACCTCCTTACATGAAACGAGAAGATCAGTTGGATGATCGCGAACGTTATCAAACAGTCTATGGTACTGAGCCGGGTGCTGTCGCGGCGCCTACTGCTGGGTTGCATTTTGATGATAAGTTGCTCGCGTCTTTGGACGCTAAAGGAGTTCAAAAAGCGTTTGTGACCTTGCATGTGGGGGCGGGGACTTTTCAGCCGGTTAAAGTAGATACAATCGAAGAGCATGTAATGCATGCTGAGTATATCGAGGTTGATCAGTCTGTTGTGGATGCGGTGAAAGCAACACGTGAACGTGGTGGTCGAGTGATTGCCGTAGGAACGACCAGTGTCAGAGCGCTAGAGAGTGCTAGCCAGTCGGGAGAAATCGCCCCTTTTTATGGCGATACGTCTATTTTCATTTTCCCGGGTTATAGGTTTAAAAGTGTTGATTGTTTAATCACTAACTTTCACTTGTCCGAGTCAACATTGCTCATGTTGGTGAGCGCTTTTGCTGGCTATGATTATACGATGGCGGCTTATAAAACCGCCGTTGACGAGCAGTACCGTTTTTTTAGTTACGGTGATGCGATGTTTATTACACATAATACAAAACAGTTGGAGGCATCGTGAGCCGTACCTGCTTTATGAATTTTGAAACGACAGCGACAGACGGTAAAGCGCGTCGTGGGCGTTTAACCTTCCCTCGTGGTGTTGTGGAGACTCCAGCTTTTATGCCGGTGGGGACTTATGGCACGGTTAAAGGCATGTTGCCTCGTGATATTGAGGCGACAGGTGCGCATATTATTTTAGGTAATACCTTTCATTTGATGCTGCGCCCTGGCACTGAAATTATTCAGCAACATGGTGATTTGCATGATTTTATGCAATGGAGAGGGCCTATTTTAACGGATTCCGGCGGCTTCCAAGTTTTTAGTCTTGGTAAAATGCGCAAGATCACCGAAGCGGGCGTCGCGTTTCAGTCACCAGTTAATGGCTCCAAGGTGTTTATCGACCCTGAACGCTCAATGCAGGTTCAGCGCGAGCTGGGTTCAGACATCGTTATGATTTTTGATGAGTGTACGCCTTACCCTGCGACCGAAACTGAAGCGGCCGCGTCAATGCGCTTATCATTACGTTGGGCGAAACGGTCAAAAGAGGCACATGGCGATAGCCCATCAGCGTTGTTTGGTATTATCCAAGGCGGTATGTACGAACACTTACGGGATGAATCGTTGGCGGGCTTAACGGATATTGGCTTTGATGGTTATGCCATTGGCGGTTTGTCGGTAGGTGAGCCTAAAGACGAAATGATCAATGTATTGGATCATTTGGCGTATAAGATGCCTGAGGATAAACCGCGCTATTTGATGGGTGTGGGTAAACCAGAAGATCTAGTAGAAGGCGTGCGCCGTGGTGTCGATATGTTCGATTGTGTTATGCCAACACGTAACGCCCGAAATGGTCACCTGTTTACGGATACGGGGGTTGTAAAACTCAGAAATGCCTCCAATAAAACAGATACACGTCCATTGGATGAAACCTGTGATTGTTATACCTGTCAGAACTTCAGTCGGGCTTATCTTCACCATCTTGATAAGTGCCACGAAATTCTGGGGTCTCAGCTAAATACCATTCATAACTTACGCTTTTACCAGCGGGTGATGACAGGTTTGCGTGAGGCAATTGAACAAGGTAAATTGGACGCCTTTGTAACCGAGTTCTACCGCAAACGGGGTATGGAAGTGCCGCCGTTAGCAGAAAACTAAAATGAATAAACACATCTTTGGAGTAATGATGAGCTTCTTAATTTCCCCTGCGTACGCTGAAGGCGCTGCTGCAGCGCCAATGGACTCAGGTCTATTTAACATTATCTTTTTGCTGGGCTTTGGTCTGATCTTCTACTTCTTTATGTGGCGTCCGCAAGCAAAGCGTGCCAAAGAGCATAAAGCATTGATTGCTGGCATCTCTAAAGGTGACGAAGTCTTAACAGCAGGCGGCATTCTAGGCAAAGTAGTCAAAACAAATGACGACTACGTAGTATTGGAAGTGAGTGAAGGTACTGAGCTAACGTTCCAAAAAGCTCATGTAGCGGCAGCTCTTCCGAAGGGTACTATCAAAAGTATCTAAGCTGTTTTCTTTTTAAGCGCCACTTAATGTGGCGCTTTGTTTGTTTAAAGGACCGGGCACAATGCTCAACCGTTATCCCCTCTGGAAAAATTGTCTCATCATTTTGGTTGTTTTGTTTGGCGCATTGTACGCCTCTCCAAACTTCTTCCCTGAAGACTATGCCGTGCAGGTTTCAGGCACACGCGATGTTTATCAAGTAGATCAGTCAACGTTAGACCGTGTGACTGCTGCATTGAAACGTGAGAATGTAAACTTTAAATCTGCAGAAGTAGCCGAAGGCAGTGCACTGATTCGCGTTGCTAACAGCGAAGACCAGCTTAAAGCGAAAGCAATCACGGCGAGTGTGGTCGGCGAGAATTATGTGGTCGCGCTTAATTTGGCGGCTACAACGCCTGAGTGGTTAACTAGCATTGGTGCTGGCCCGATGAAACTAGGCTTGGACTTGCGTGGTGGTGTTCACTTTTTATTAGAAGTGGATATGGTTCAAGCGGTTTCACAACGTCTTGATGTATATGTCTCTGAAATCAAAACAAAATTGCGATCTGAAAAGCTACGCTACCGTTCAGTTGAACATAAGGCTGATGGGAGCTTGTCGATTAAGTTTGCAGATGCAGAATCACGTGATGAGGCTCAAAACTTATTGCGCCGCGATTATGTTGAGTTTCTGACAACAACAGAAGAAGCCGATGGTGCTTACTTTGTTAACGTTACGTTGACTGAGCAGACGGTTAAAGACATCGAAGATTACGCTATTAAGCAAAACTTAACTATTTTACGTAACCGTGTTAACGAATTAGGTGTGGCTGAGCCGCTAGTGCAGCGCCAAGGTCGTAACCGCATTGTTGTCCAGTTGCCCGGTGTTCAAGATGCCGCTGCAGCGAAGCGTATTATCGGTAAAACGGCAAACTTGGAGTTCCGCTTGGAGGCAACGCCAAATACTAACCGTGCGCTTACCGATACGTATGAGTTCCGCAGCGAGCCAGGACGTCGTGCAACGCTAGAGAAAGATATCATCATCAGTGGCGCAAGTGTGGCAAACGCGCAAGCCAGCTTTGATGAGAATGGTCAGCCTCAAGTGTCTATTACCCTAGACAGTAAAGGTGGGCAATTAATGAACCGTACCACGCGCGATGCCGTTCAACGACGCATGGCGGTTATCTTTGTAGAAAACAAAGCGCGTATCATTAATGAGACGGTTGATGGTCAACAAGTCGAAAAGCGTATTCCTTACGTTGAAAAGAAAATTATTTCGCTAGCGACTATTCAGTCTGTACTGGGTAACCAGTTTCGTATTACGGGCTTGGATGGCGCGGGCGAATCGTCGGAATTAGCACTACTTTTACGTGCCGGTGCTTTAGCTGCCCCTATTTATTTCGTAGAAGAGCGGACGGTCGGTCCTAGCTTGGGTGCAGAGAATATCAAGCAAGGTGTTATCTCGGTTGAGATAGGCTTCGCACTCGTGTTGGTCTTCATGTTAGCGGTGTATCGAATGTTTGGCTTTTTGGCGAACATCGCACTGTGTACAAACTTGTTGTTGTTGGTTGCTGTTATGTCGATTTTATCGGCAACGCTCACTTTGCCGGGTATCGCAGGCATTGTATTAACTGTCGGTATGGCTGTTGATGCTAACGTGCTGATATTTGCGCGGATAAAAGAAGAGCTTAAAAACGGTATTCCGCCGCAATCGGCAATCAATGCTGGTTTTGAGCGAGCCTTTACCACGATTTTTGATGCGAACATCACTACGCTTTTGGCGGCCGTTATCTTGTTTGCAATGGGTACCGGGCCTGTTAAAGGCTTTGCTATTACCTTATCGGTGGGCATTATCACATCGATGTTTACGGCAATTGTGGTGACACGTGCACTGGTTAACCTAGTGTATGGTGGTCGTCAGATTAAGAAACTTTCAATTTAAGGTGCATGAAGATGTCTGAGAACGCAAAAGTGTACAACTTCATGGGGCTACGAAAGTTAGCCATTTTCTTATCGGCTGCGATGTTGATTGTCGCAATCGGGTCTTTAGCGGTTAATGGCTTGAAATTCGGTTTGGATTTTACCGGTGGTAGTCTGGTAGAAGTTGGATATGAAACCGAGGCTGATCTGTCAAAGATCCATGATCAGTTAAGTGCTGCGGGTTTTGATGATGCCGTTGTTCAAACGTTTGGCGCGCTTAATGACGTGCTGATTCGCTTGGGTGCTGATCATGACCCTCAGTTAGGCGACAAAGTACTGCAAGCCCTGCAAGAAGGGGAAACGCAAACGATCGAACTTCGTCGTAATGAATTTGTTGGCTCACAAGTCGGCGAAGAGTTACGTGAACAAGGTGGGCTTGGCTTGCTGCTCGCCTTGTTTATGATCATGGTATATGTGGCTTTCCGCTTCCAGATGAAGTTCTCATTGGGTGCTGTGCTTGCCTTGACGCATGATGTGATTATTGTGTTGGGCTTTTTTGCACTGTTCCGATTAGACTTTGATTTAACGGTATTGGCGGGTGTCTTAGCGGTAATTGGTTATTCCCTTAACGATACGATCGTGGTTTATGACCGTATTCGTGAGAACTTTCGCAAGGTGCGTAAAGGTTCACCAACGGAAATTATCAACATTTCACTAACTCAAACACTCGACCGGACGTTGATGACCTCGTTCACTACGTTGCTGGTGTTGATCGCCTTGGCAGTATTTGGTGGTGAAATGATTCGTGGTTTTGCGGTTTCTTTGTTAGTGGGTATTACCGTGGGTACGTACTCATCGATCTATGTAGCTGCCAATTTATTAATTATGTTGGGCATCTGCAAAGAAGATTTAATGCCACCCCCTAAAGAAGAAAACGAAGCGATTGATGAGCTTCCTTAAATTGAATAAACAGGCCGGCATCTTGCTGGCCTGTTTGTTTATAACCATACTGTCATCATTAAGCGCGTCATACGGAATAAGAAAGCTATGAATAAAGAGTGGATGGATAAAGACCCAGCAGCACAACGAGAAGCACAAAATTACGAGAATCCGGTACCAAGTCGAGAGTATTTATTAGATTTTCTGCTGCAGTGGGGTAAACCAATTACGCACCCTCGTGTATGCCAAGAATTAAATATTCATGATGAAGATTCGGTGGAAGGTGTCTCTCGGCGCTTAAAAGCGATGTGTCGTGACGGTCAGTTAATGTCCAACCGCAAGAATGAATTCTGTTTGCTGCGTAAAATGGATCTAATCCCAGGGCGTGTTATTGGGCATCGCGATGGCTTTGGCTTTGTACAGCCGGATAAAGGGGGTGACGACTTATTTCTTAGCCCTCGCCAAATGCGCCAAGTGTTTGATGGTGATCGCGTGGTTGTTCAAGAGGTTGGAAAAGACCAGCGAGGCCGCCGTGAAGGTAAAATCATCGAAGTGCTTGAGCATAATACGCACAAGCTGGTAGGCCGGTTTAAAGGTGAAAATGGCTTTGGTAATTTACAGCCAGAAAATCAGCGAATCGCTCAGCAAGTGATGGTTATTGCTGATCCAGACAGTGGCTTGAAGTATGAGAATGATCAGTTAGTGATACTAGAAATCACTCAACAACCTGGCAAACGTAATATGCCGCAAGGTAAGGTAGTTGAAGTCTTGGGTGATCATATGGCACCGGGTATGGAAATAACGGTGGCTATACACAACTACGGCATACCTGAAGAGTGGCCAGAAGCGGTCAAGCAAGAGATAGGCGACTTAAAACCTGAGGTTGAAGAGTCCGCAAAAACAAACCGCATCGATCTGCGCGATTTACCCTTGGTGACCATTGATGGCGAAGATGCGCGCGACTTTGACGATGCGGTATACGCTGAGCGTAAGCGCAGCGGTGGATGGCGTTTGTGGGTCGCTATTGCTGATGTGTCTTGGTATGTAAGGCCGGGTACAGAACTAGATATGGAAGCTCACAAGCGAGGTAACTCGGTTTACTTTCCTGAATTTGTTGTACCTATGTTGCCAGAACTATTATCCAATGGGTTGTGTTCGCTCAACCCCAATGTTGATCGTTTGGCGATGGTCTGTGAGATGACGATTAGTGATGCAGGCAATATGTCTGGCTATCAGTTTTACGAGGCGGTTATCCAATCCAAAGCTCGCCTCACTTACACCAAAGTGGGTAAGATACTAACCGAAGCTGATACAGAAGAAGGCCATCAACTGCGTCAAGAATATGCCGAGCAAGTTCCTCATTTAGAAACGCTACATAGCTTGTACGATACATTGCGACGCACGCGAGAAATCCGCGGAGCGATGGATTTTGATACGACTGAAAGCCGTATAGTTTTTAGTGATCAGCGCAAAATTGAGAAGATAGTACCGGTTGTGCGAAATGATGCACATAAGCTGATTGAAGAATGTATGCTGTGTGCCAATGTTGCTACCGCTCGGTTTTTGAGTGCCGCTGAAATTCCGACCTTGTACCGCGTTCATGATGGACCAAAGCCTGCCCGTTTAGAAAACTTGCGTGCCTATCTGGCGGAGTTAGGTCTGAACCTGTCCGGTGGTGATGATCCTGAGCCGACAGATTACCAGCAGTTAGCAGAATGGATCAAAGACCGCCCAGATAGACATATTATCCAAACCATGATGCTGCGTTCGATGGCTCAAGCGGTTTATACGCCAGAGAATAATGGTCACTTTGGTTTGGCTTATTCGGCCTATACGCATTTCACATCGCCTATACGCCGTTATCCTGATTTGCTTGTGCATCGTGCTATTCGTGCGTTGATACATTCGGGAGCTCAAAAGCGGAGCATTAAACGTCCTGATAATTTTGTTTTAAATCCTGATTTTGCTTACCGTTATAATACAGAGCAGGTGATTCAATTAGGTGAGCATTGCTCAATGACTGAACGTCGTGCTGATGATGCGACACGTGATGTTGTCTCATGGTTAAAGTGCGAATTTATGCAAAACCATGTCGGCTCAGAGTTTGATGGTGTGGTATCGGCAGTCACCGGTTTTGGTTTGTTTGTGGAGCTGGAGTCTGTCTTCATTGAGGGGCTTATCCATATTACAGGCTTACCCAGTGATTATTACCAATTCGATGCGGC
The window above is part of the Neptunomonas phycophila genome. Proteins encoded here:
- the cynS gene encoding cyanase — its product is MDKLAMTEAIMAKKAEKGLTWEGIANEIGCSPVWLTSACLGMNSASVEKAAAIAEYLELSCEVAEALTAFPTKVWDQVVPTDPLVYRLYEIMGVYGGTLKEVIQEKFGDGIMSAIDFTMEVDKVEDPKGDRVVLTMSGKFLPYKSW
- a CDS encoding formate/nitrite transporter family protein, coding for MSYLVPTEFVTKMVDAGESKIFMSTRDTLIRAFMAGAILALAAVFAVTIAVQTGVFLIGAILFPVGFCMLYLMGFDLLTGVFVLCPLALLDKRPGVTVNGILRNWGLVFLGNFAGALTVAFMMAFVFTYGFSIEPGAVGQKIAEIGHARTVGYAEHGAAGWFTIFLRGMLCNWMVSMGVVGAMVSTSVSGKVIAMWMPIMLFFFMGFEHSVVNMFLFPSGIIMGGDFSIADYFIWNEIPTALGNLVGGLAFTGLTLYSTHVRTGAKRKAM
- a CDS encoding bifunctional protein-serine/threonine kinase/phosphatase; this translates as MSQLRVSIGQCSDKGLKAINQDFHGVLVPKEPQLSAKGVAVVLADGISSSDVSQEASESSVTGFLADYYCTSEAWSVKKSAQTVLGATNSWLYSQTRQSQYRYDKDRGYVCTLSALIVKSTTAHVFHVGDARVYRLRGDDWEQLTDDHRFWVSQDTSYLSRAMGMDSHLEVDYSAHQLIEGDVFVLATDGVYEFVADKFVRQAIEGSHNDLDKAAKLILEEALEQGSDDNVTVQVVRVDSLPEQDVKSLYHELTELPFPPVLEARMEFDGYLIIRELYASSRSHVLLAVDTQTQQQVVLKTPSVDLRDDPAYLERFLMEEWIAKRVNNAHVLKAVSHTRKRHFTYTVNEFIEGQTLTQWMIDNPKPDIELVRGIVEQIAKGLRAFHRAEMLHQDLRPENIMIDTTGTVKIIDFGSTRVAGIMEMSTPVEHHNLLGTAQYAAPEYFLGESGTVQSDIFSLGVIAYQMLTGRLPYGAKVARCKTRAAQRKLVYETLLDEEREIPAWIDGVIKKAVHPFPEKRYDVLSEFIYDLRHPNQAFISKTKPPLMDRNPVLFWKSVSLILALSIIAILSRC
- a CDS encoding rhodanese-like domain-containing protein, whose product is MKTYLIALLLSINLPLNAAHAAAIEGITPKATYDLVQMQRADVLFIDVRDPIEIMFIGFTDEVDVNIPYLLVDRNHWDSERKRFRLYQNPKFAAQVEQALFEKGLNKNATIITMCRSGNERGLPSAQLLRQNGFPNATYMINGFQGSRLKNGDKAGFRIQNGWQNAELPWNPKPNPNKIFRIDSTLN
- the queA gene encoding tRNA preQ1(34) S-adenosylmethionine ribosyltransferase-isomerase QueA, yielding MHVKDFQFELPESLIASYPLPERSASRLLCLEGNTGELTHRVFTDVLDLINPNDLVVFNNTRVIPARLFGEKASGGKIEVLVERVLDEHRVLAHVRSSRSPKEGAELFLEGGIKATMVGRHENLFELRFEDDDTVLNLLEQHGHIPLPPYMKREDQLDDRERYQTVYGTEPGAVAAPTAGLHFDDKLLASLDAKGVQKAFVTLHVGAGTFQPVKVDTIEEHVMHAEYIEVDQSVVDAVKATRERGGRVIAVGTTSVRALESASQSGEIAPFYGDTSIFIFPGYRFKSVDCLITNFHLSESTLLMLVSAFAGYDYTMAAYKTAVDEQYRFFSYGDAMFITHNTKQLEAS
- the tgt gene encoding tRNA guanosine(34) transglycosylase Tgt translates to MNFETTATDGKARRGRLTFPRGVVETPAFMPVGTYGTVKGMLPRDIEATGAHIILGNTFHLMLRPGTEIIQQHGDLHDFMQWRGPILTDSGGFQVFSLGKMRKITEAGVAFQSPVNGSKVFIDPERSMQVQRELGSDIVMIFDECTPYPATETEAAASMRLSLRWAKRSKEAHGDSPSALFGIIQGGMYEHLRDESLAGLTDIGFDGYAIGGLSVGEPKDEMINVLDHLAYKMPEDKPRYLMGVGKPEDLVEGVRRGVDMFDCVMPTRNARNGHLFTDTGVVKLRNASNKTDTRPLDETCDCYTCQNFSRAYLHHLDKCHEILGSQLNTIHNLRFYQRVMTGLREAIEQGKLDAFVTEFYRKRGMEVPPLAEN
- the yajC gene encoding preprotein translocase subunit YajC, with translation MSFLISPAYAEGAAAAPMDSGLFNIIFLLGFGLIFYFFMWRPQAKRAKEHKALIAGISKGDEVLTAGGILGKVVKTNDDYVVLEVSEGTELTFQKAHVAAALPKGTIKSI